CCATCTCGCGCGCCCGGTGCTGCGGGGCGTCCAGGGAGACCACCTCTACCAGGGAAAAGTCGCCCCGCACCTTCGCCACGCAAATCGATACCGGGTACTGGAACGTGACCGGGATGAATTCCGACATGCCCCCTGAATTCGCCAGGAGCTCCTTCTGGAACGCGGCGACCGCCTCTTCCTCGGAGATATCTTCCCCGGGATGGCGCACCATCTTGATGAGCCTGCCGTCGGGAACGGACTCGATGTCGAACACGAGGTACTTTACGTCGTCCTGGGGCTGGGGCTGGATTGCCATTTTACATCCTTCCTTATCGTTCTGGGGCCGTGCGCATAATAGGAAAGCGCGGATTTGAATCCGCGCCTTCATGGTTCGTTACGGGGCTGATATCGGCGCAGCCTATTTCTTGAATTTCGCCTCGAGCTTGGTGATGTAATCCTTGATGAAGGGATCGGTCTCGGTCTCCTTGGCCTTCTGAAGGGCGTCGATAGACTTCGTCGAGCCGATGCGGGAAATCGCGAGGATCGCGCTGTAGCGGACGTCGGCGTCGCTGTCGCTCACGAGCGCCTTGTTGAGCACGTCCACGGATTCCTCCTGCTTGATAAGGCCCAGGGCGATGATCGCGTACATGCGCACC
Above is a genomic segment from Spirochaetota bacterium containing:
- a CDS encoding HEAT repeat domain-containing protein: MKKLFMILIICVFATGIVFAQDAKKAKTAQEYISDLASKDEKTIIEAADWLGKEGEKGAVPELSRLVEQDSRQKVRMYAIIALGLIKQEESVDVLNKALVSDSDADVRYSAILAISRIGSTKSIDALQKAKETETDPFIKDYITKLEAKFKK